A region from the Gossypium hirsutum isolate 1008001.06 chromosome A08, Gossypium_hirsutum_v2.1, whole genome shotgun sequence genome encodes:
- the LOC107926161 gene encoding pollen receptor-like kinase 1, protein MGLSGTIDVDSLSGFSKLRTLSFMNNNFNGSLPDFNKLSGLRSLYLSNNQFSGDLPKNAFESLARLKKLYLSKNKFTGEIPSSIANLRKVIEIKFDGNKFSGKIPDFKQHNFTLNLSNNALEGSIPASLSKMDPTIFSGNKGLCGAPLKTCDSPTSPPTIQSSAPSPALPTTPSPAPSPAPPKTPAIWLPTIVFLVVTSIIFATLTLLLICCRSRVQPPHSIEAPPPTSGASQKNDVELSFLRDDRERFDLAELLKSTADVLGSGSFGSSHKAALSVGSSMVVKRHKKMNNVGKEEFIKHMENLGWLRHENVLPLVAYCYRREEKLLVYDFVENGSLAVHLHGYQTLRKPH, encoded by the exons ATGGGATTATCGGGAACCATCGATGTGGATTCCTTATCCGGGTTTTCCAAATTAAGAACCCTAAGTTTTATGAACAATAATTTCAACGGCTCCTTACCGGATTTTAATAAACTCAGTGGCTTGAGATCGCTTTATTTGTCGAACAATCAATTTTCTGGAGATTTACCGAAAAATGCATTTGAAAGTCTGGCTAGATTGAAGAAATTGTATCTTTCGAAAAATAAGTTTACGGGTGAGATTCCGTCGTCGATAGCTAACCTTCGTAAGGTTATAGAGATTAAGTTCGACGGGAATAAGTTTTCCGGTAAGATACCGGATTTTAAACAACACAACTTCACACTGAATCTTTCAAATAATGCATTGGAGGGTTCTATACCTGCAAGCCTTAGTAAGATGGATCCCACCATATTTTCCG GCAACAAAGGTCTATGTGGAGCACCATTGAAGACTTGTGACTCTCCAACTTCCCCTCCCACAATCCAATCCTCCGCCCCTTCACCCGCCCTCCCCACAACCCCTTCCCCCGCTCCTTCCCCTGCCCCTCCCAAAACACCCGCCATTTGGCTTCCCACCATCGTTTTTTTAGTCGTCACATCAATCATTTTCGCCACTCTCACCCTCCTCTTAATCTGTTGTCGCAGCAGAGTGCAACCGCCTCATTCCATCGAGGCACCACCACCGACGTCGGGTGCTTCGCAGAAAAACGACGTAGAGCTCTCTTTCTTGAGGGATGATAGAGAGAGGTTTGATCTGGCGGAGCTGTTGAAATCAACGGCGGATGTGTTGGGGAGTGGGAGCTTTGGGTCATCGCATAAGGCGGCTCTATCGGTAGGGTCGTCAATGGTGGTGAAGAGACATAAAAAGATGAATAACGTTGGGAAAGAAGAGTTTATAAAGCATATGGAAAACTTAGGGTGGTTGAGACATGAGAATGTGCTTCCTCTCGTTGCTTATTGTTATAGGAGGGAAGAAAAGTTGCTAGTTTATGATTTTGTGGAAAATGGAAGCTTGGCTGTTCATCTTCACG GTTACCAGACACTGAGAAAACCCCACTAG